DNA sequence from the Corynebacterium freneyi genome:
CTGCCGAATGTCCTTGCCGAACCACGGGTAGACCGGCGCGGTGTTGCCGCGGCCCATCATCAGGTCGACGCGGCCGCCGGAGAGATGCTGCAGGAAGGCGTAGTCCTCGCCGATCTTGACCGGGTCGTTGGTGGTGATCAGCGTCGTGGCCGTCGACAGCAGCAGCTTTTCGGTCTTCGCCGCGATGTAGCCGAGGTGCGTCGTCGGGGAGGAGGGCACGAACGGCGGATTATGGTGCTCTCCGGTCGCGAACACGTCGAGCCCGACTTCCTCCGCCTTCAGCGCGATCCGCGTCATCGCGTTGATGCGCTCATGCTCGGTGGGGGTCGTGCCGTCGGTCGGGTCGGTGGTGACGTCGCCGATGGTGAAGATGCCAAACTGCATCGCGTGCTCCTGTGGTCCGATTTTGTGCGGGGTGGGTGTGCGGGTGGGGGAGGAAGAAGGGGGCGGGTGCCGTCGGACGACCCTTCGGCGTCATCGCCCCGAAGTGCAGCCGGCTTCGAGCGTCGTCGACTCCGGGATGCTCTCGCTCTTCTCGCACCATCCTCGGTATATGACACGTCAACAATAGGTCGAAATGGTGTCGCCTGCAAGGGGTTTGAAAATACTGACCCCTTCGGGTCGCACGCGTGTGCGATTGAGGGTAATGTTGGAGGTGACGGCGGGGGAAGTTGGTTGCCGTCACCTCCCGCAATGTGGGGAATTGGGGGAGTTCGTCGACAAGCCCATTGGTTCACGTATGCGATTGCGGTGCTGATTCGCGTCGGCGCCTACGCCGATCAGCACACCCTGACACGTAAACCGCGATATGCCCACGACGATCTGGAACATGACATGGCGGACACCGCGCACACCGACCCGGCCCACCACGACGACGAGCATCGACCCGGCGACCAGCAGCACGCCAAACAAGAGGACGGCAAACAGCAGGACGGCACGCATCATGGCGACAAACATGACGAAGACGCGCCGTTCGAGTTTCCCGAGCTCCGCTACGCCCACGAGAACGCCGACGATCCGTTGTGCGCCGCCGGCCTCGACCGCAACGCACGTGATCTGATCATCGCCGCGGCCGCCTGCCCCGAGTCGTTGGCTGACGTCGAGCACCACCTGGCCACCCTCCATCCGCGATTGGGCGTCACCCGAACCGAGGGTTTCGCCTACTGCGACCTCGGCATCGCCCTGGAACGGCTCCCGCGGCTGGCGGAGTTGCTCGAGGAAAGGCCGTTTTTGCCGATGTCGCACATGAAGGCCATCGCCACGGCCGTGTATTGCCTCTCCGACGAGCATCTCGACGCGTTTTGCGACCGCCTACTGCGGTATCTCGCGCCGAAGCGGCCCAACCAGGCGTTGGTGGGCTGGCGCTCGCTGTCGAAACAGTTGTGCCACATCGTCGAGGTGCTCGAACCCGCTGTCCGGCCACCCGACCCGCCGGATGACTCCAAGCCTCCGGACCCGGCGGAGGACCCGGCGTTCAGCGTCGACGAGCGGTCGCCCACCCACACCAGTTTCAAGGTCACGTTGCGTGCCGACGAAGGCCGGGAAGTCCTCGACAGCCTCGACGCCGTCGCCCGGGCGCACCGATGTTCGCGCACCGACGCGCTGCTGCACCTGATCCGGTCGAAAACCCGGGTCGACGTGGTGTTCAACGTCTTCCGTGCGTTCGACGGCGATCGGGCATGGATGTCCGGCGTCGGGTGGCTGTCGGCGGTCGCCACCGAAGAATGGACGAAGCGGGCGACCCACCTGCGCCTGTCGTCCAACGGCTCGACCGACGGGTACGCGCCCACCGACGCCATGGACGCGTTCATCGAAGGCAGGGACGGCATCTGCCGGTTCCCGGGGTGCAGTTGCCCCGCGCACAAGGCCGACGACGACCACGTCATGCCCTACGACGCGGAGGATCCTGCGTCGGGAGGGCCGACGAACACCGCCAACCTGCACAAGCTTTGCCGACGCCACCACAACCTGAAGACCGCGAAACTGTGGGACGTCGACGCCCACCCGGACGGGACCGAGGTGTGGACCAGCCGCGACGGCAAGCACACGTTCACCACGATGCCGGAAGGACCGCTGGCCGGATTCGGCCGGCAGACCTTCGACGCCCGATTGACGCGCAAGACCGCCGTGCTGCGGGAATTCAACGAGCGCCGCATCGCTGCCGAAGAGGAGGCCCGACGGATCACCGAGGAAGCGTTGCGCGTGAGCGACGAGCGCCTGCGTGCCGACGAAGAGAAGTACCAGGAGCTCTACGGCCCCAACGCCACCCACCCCGACGCGCACCTGTCTCGCGAAGAAAAGCTGAGGAAGTACCCCGACGTCCCGCCCTTCGGATTTCTGGGATGATTCGGTTCGCTGGGATGATTCGGTTCGCGGGGGGTGAAGGGCAGAGGGGGTGAAGGGCAGAGGGCGATGGGGTGAAAATGGAGTCGTGGGGGGGGCCGGGGTGATCGATCTGCCGGCCAACACGACTCGGATAATGCGTCCCGCCTAATACGACCCGATCTGCACTTCGGCCCACAGGATCGGCAGGTCGGCGCCGCCCACGACGCGCAACGGCTTCTGGTCGGGTTTGCCGTGCTCGGTGATGATGAGCGCACGCGGAACGAGGCCGTCGTCGCCGGGGATGGTCAATGCGGTCACCGCGTCCTGGACGGTGGAGTTGCGGGGCATGAAGTACGGCATGTCCCGCGAACCGGCCCAACCGAGGACGTCGGCGACGGTCTTGGCCTCCAGTCGGCCGTCGTCGCCGTAATCGTGGGCGACCCAGATGGCGATGGCATCCGTCGTCAGCAACGACGTGCACGTGCCGCGGTCGACGCCGCCGTCGTACACGGGAAACTGCGAGTACGTCGACTCGGCCAAAACCTCGAACACCTTCTCCACCGAGTCCTCCGGCGTGACTGTCACGGGCCGGCGCTGGGGCAACACGTCGAGAACCAGCGGGGGATCGATGAGGTTGCGCGCCAGACGTTCCGCATCCGCCACCGTCTCCGGCAGCGGATCCGCGATGGGGCGGCCATCCCGGTACTCGCCGTGGCTGATCGCGTTGCGAAGGTCGGAAAAAGCCATGAGGGCGGAACGCTGTGCGTCGGAAAGCCGATGCTTCCGGTGGCTGAGGTTGACCATCCACTTGAACCCGTCCGACGGCTTTGCCCGCAGATCACGGCGCAGATGAGCCTCGATGTCGTTGAACGCGGCGAGAAACGCCGTGGCATTGCCACCCGGAGATGCATCGGTCATGGCGCCCAGGCTACCGACGCTCAGGTGGGGCGGGCATGGGACTCAGGCGGGAGGGCATGAACCTACGCTGACCTACGCTGGTGGGCATGAACGCGAATGAACCGGATCGGAACCGACGCGGCGGGGCGGAGCAGCCTCGGTCGCTCAATCGAACGTCGCGGTTGATCGCGCACGTCATGGACGACCTGTTCACGATCCCCGGAACCAATCGCCGCGTGGGGCTGGATCCGCTCGTGGGACTCGTCCCGGGGCTTGGCGACGCCGCCGGAGCCGTCGCGGCCACGGGGCTGGTCATCGACGGCATCCGCTATCGGGTGCCGTTCGTCGTCCTGCTGCGAATGGCGTTGAACCTGCTGCTCGACATGGTCATCGGTGCCATTCCCGTTGCAGGCGACGCGTTCGATTTCTTTTTCCGGGCCAACATCCGCAACGAGCGGCTGATGCTCAAAGCAATCGACGACCCCGCCGGGACGGCGAAGTCGTCGAAACGCTATCTGATCGGCGCGGCGATCCTGCTGGTCGTGCTCGTGGTGCTCATCGTCGCGCTCGCGATCGGCGCGGTCTGGGGCCTCATCGCGCTCATACAGGCGGGGTACTGATCCGGACTCGCAGCGCCATATGGCCGGCGACTA
Encoded proteins:
- a CDS encoding HNH endonuclease signature motif containing protein — encoded protein: MADTAHTDPAHHDDEHRPGDQQHAKQEDGKQQDGTHHGDKHDEDAPFEFPELRYAHENADDPLCAAGLDRNARDLIIAAAACPESLADVEHHLATLHPRLGVTRTEGFAYCDLGIALERLPRLAELLEERPFLPMSHMKAIATAVYCLSDEHLDAFCDRLLRYLAPKRPNQALVGWRSLSKQLCHIVEVLEPAVRPPDPPDDSKPPDPAEDPAFSVDERSPTHTSFKVTLRADEGREVLDSLDAVARAHRCSRTDALLHLIRSKTRVDVVFNVFRAFDGDRAWMSGVGWLSAVATEEWTKRATHLRLSSNGSTDGYAPTDAMDAFIEGRDGICRFPGCSCPAHKADDDHVMPYDAEDPASGGPTNTANLHKLCRRHHNLKTAKLWDVDAHPDGTEVWTSRDGKHTFTTMPEGPLAGFGRQTFDARLTRKTAVLREFNERRIAAEEEARRITEEALRVSDERLRADEEKYQELYGPNATHPDAHLSREEKLRKYPDVPPFGFLG
- a CDS encoding CBS domain-containing protein, whose product is MTDASPGGNATAFLAAFNDIEAHLRRDLRAKPSDGFKWMVNLSHRKHRLSDAQRSALMAFSDLRNAISHGEYRDGRPIADPLPETVADAERLARNLIDPPLVLDVLPQRRPVTVTPEDSVEKVFEVLAESTYSQFPVYDGGVDRGTCTSLLTTDAIAIWVAHDYGDDGRLEAKTVADVLGWAGSRDMPYFMPRNSTVQDAVTALTIPGDDGLVPRALIITEHGKPDQKPLRVVGGADLPILWAEVQIGSY
- a CDS encoding DUF4112 domain-containing protein, translating into MNANEPDRNRRGGAEQPRSLNRTSRLIAHVMDDLFTIPGTNRRVGLDPLVGLVPGLGDAAGAVAATGLVIDGIRYRVPFVVLLRMALNLLLDMVIGAIPVAGDAFDFFFRANIRNERLMLKAIDDPAGTAKSSKRYLIGAAILLVVLVVLIVALAIGAVWGLIALIQAGY